From [Clostridium] symbiosum, a single genomic window includes:
- a CDS encoding C45 family peptidase, whose amino-acid sequence MSKKEFNYYCFKGSYREVGIQYGEAMKDDLKMWNSRQLENLSEKFSLTKENVYHRVNTYLPIIKKYAPEHIVQLRGMAYGSGLSLEDALLFQVYGEITYEGSNPLPECTVFSISSDYAGNGKHYAGQNCDMNAAYAEKCSVVTFAVENKPRITYLLPIGYLSYHGLNSEGISCDHNALFGSPWRFGLPRFFTSRLALESHTMEELRETLARITPSASRHSFFADRYGNMTSYEFDATHCGIYTQKDGYFVHTNHYQSQKMQSFQRMTPEELHNSEVRHDQMQQLIERKKGVITELEIMDMLRNHDNGKDSICVHDFDGVSTFASIISCLDEGKILIAKGNPCCSEYKAYPV is encoded by the coding sequence ATGAGTAAAAAAGAATTTAATTACTACTGTTTTAAAGGATCGTATCGTGAAGTGGGAATCCAATACGGAGAAGCCATGAAAGATGATTTAAAAATGTGGAATTCGCGGCAGTTGGAAAATCTATCAGAAAAATTCAGTCTCACAAAAGAAAACGTTTACCATCGGGTCAATACGTATTTGCCAATTATTAAAAAGTATGCTCCCGAACATATTGTACAGCTTAGGGGAATGGCGTATGGTTCGGGCCTTTCACTGGAAGATGCCTTACTTTTTCAGGTTTATGGGGAAATTACGTATGAGGGCAGCAATCCTTTACCTGAATGCACTGTATTTTCTATCTCTTCTGATTACGCCGGGAATGGTAAGCACTATGCGGGCCAAAACTGCGATATGAACGCCGCTTATGCGGAAAAATGCAGTGTTGTTACGTTTGCTGTGGAAAATAAACCGCGAATTACATACCTTTTGCCGATTGGATATTTAAGTTATCATGGACTAAACAGTGAAGGTATTTCCTGCGATCACAATGCACTTTTTGGTTCTCCATGGAGATTCGGTTTACCGCGTTTCTTTACCTCACGGCTCGCTCTTGAAAGCCATACCATGGAAGAACTGAGAGAAACGCTTGCCCGGATTACGCCCTCGGCATCACGGCACTCTTTTTTTGCAGATCGTTATGGAAACATGACATCCTATGAATTTGACGCAACGCATTGCGGTATCTACACACAGAAAGACGGTTATTTTGTTCATACAAACCATTACCAGTCTCAAAAAATGCAGTCGTTTCAAAGGATGACTCCCGAGGAACTACATAACTCTGAAGTCCGTCATGATCAGATGCAGCAATTAATCGAACGCAAAAAGGGAGTTATAACCGAACTGGAAATTATGGATATGCTTAGAAACCATGATAATGGAAAAGACAGCATCTGCGTTCATGACTTTGACGGTGTTTCTACATTTGCATCCATCATCAGCTGTCTGGATGAAGGAAAAATTCTGATTGCAAAAGGGAACCCCTGCTGCTCGGAATATAAAGCCTATCCTGTATAA
- a CDS encoding sodium:glutamate symporter, protein MSEVLNDLVIFGVFMFIAFFIRERIKIFQKLYFSTAMLAGILALILGSNVLGLVLSPETFSSYAGVLVRLVMSSMVFGVLVSVEKLRSVADFLCIETGAFGFQLALSVGVGMILCLFWPSLPQGWGYMALTAFYGGHGAAANAGSILQSLTGNADYTTYGAILSSFGLLIAVLVGMVIVNIGIRKGYGTYVKALDKTKDQSDVLGGVLREEKRVVLGKSIVTSLSINAITLQFIMILSGMFLGERLFAAIGRFIPFFATLSIQACDVFGCVILFYLMRAVKLDSYIDRKTVTQINGLVLDLVVFGALATLNVKVLLDNFIPLLTITIIVCAATIAFLYFTCRNLCNGEWFEKTVFFIGQMTGTNATGFALVRTLDPDSQSIVWEAQAIVAGVGLYFDLAYTLAPQFIASGNLTGTIGIGILMFAVGIGLAWIIRRKRTN, encoded by the coding sequence ATGTCAGAAGTTTTAAATGATCTGGTTATTTTTGGTGTGTTTATGTTCATTGCCTTTTTTATCCGTGAGCGGATTAAAATATTCCAGAAACTCTACTTTTCAACTGCTATGCTGGCCGGTATCCTGGCGCTGATTTTGGGAAGTAATGTTCTGGGGCTTGTCCTTTCACCGGAAACATTTTCATCTTATGCCGGCGTGCTTGTCCGTCTTGTAATGTCTTCTATGGTATTTGGCGTACTTGTCAGTGTAGAAAAACTCCGTTCTGTCGCCGACTTTTTATGCATTGAAACAGGCGCCTTTGGATTCCAGTTAGCGTTAAGTGTTGGTGTCGGCATGATACTGTGTCTGTTTTGGCCCTCACTTCCACAAGGTTGGGGGTATATGGCCCTCACTGCTTTCTATGGGGGACACGGTGCGGCCGCCAATGCCGGGAGTATTCTTCAGTCCCTTACCGGAAATGCCGACTATACGACCTATGGCGCTATCCTATCTTCATTCGGCCTCCTCATCGCTGTGTTAGTCGGTATGGTCATCGTAAACATTGGAATACGAAAAGGTTATGGCACCTATGTAAAAGCGCTGGATAAGACAAAAGATCAAAGTGATGTACTTGGCGGAGTTCTAAGGGAAGAAAAGCGTGTCGTCCTTGGAAAGAGCATCGTTACCAGTTTGAGTATTAACGCCATTACTCTCCAATTCATTATGATACTGTCAGGCATGTTTCTCGGTGAGCGTCTTTTTGCAGCAATTGGCAGGTTTATTCCGTTTTTTGCAACGCTCAGTATTCAGGCTTGTGATGTATTTGGCTGCGTTATATTATTCTATCTTATGCGGGCCGTTAAACTGGATTCCTATATCGACAGAAAAACCGTTACGCAAATCAATGGCTTAGTTCTGGATCTTGTTGTATTTGGAGCTTTGGCTACTTTAAATGTAAAAGTTTTATTAGATAATTTTATACCGCTTCTCACGATTACGATTATTGTTTGTGCCGCCACGATAGCTTTTCTCTATTTTACCTGCAGGAATCTTTGTAATGGGGAATGGTTCGAAAAAACAGTTTTCTTTATCGGACAGATGACCGGAACCAATGCGACCGGATTTGCCCTTGTCCGTACCCTGGATCCGGATTCCCAGTCGATTGTATGGGAAGCCCAGGCTATTGTTGCCGGTGTCGGCCTCTATTTCGATTTGGCATATACTCTGGCCCCACAGTTTATCGCATCAGGCAACTTAACCGGCACTATTGGTATCGGTATTCTCATGTTTGCTGTGGGCATCGGACTGGCCTGGATTATTCGCAGAAAAAGAACAAATTAA
- a CDS encoding LysR family transcriptional regulator yields MDIQSLYYFSELAKDLHITRTAKRLYLSQQTLSNHIQRLEEHYGVELLKRKPVLAFTPAGEAVLEFANLVLKEQDHLNDRISEICKREKGVIRFGASLLEIESCIPRIIPEFVKRYPNVEIHTNSALSSKLASMIYTGDLDLAITYSSNVDSRLNFRYLADDPILMCVPEELLKLHYPNEAEALKRKSQTEAYVSDFSKLSFCMLSNSMGPQIERCFAEAGLTPNIYMTSAFSRITSSICIQNQAVSFITKSALMATSDFTQKNINFFPLYSSEGPVIQKIYLIWDKELYLSDHIKYFIDLVTNYRAEP; encoded by the coding sequence ATGGATATACAAAGCCTGTATTATTTTTCCGAATTAGCAAAAGATCTGCATATTACCCGTACGGCAAAACGTCTGTATCTGTCGCAGCAAACGTTGAGTAACCATATACAGCGGCTTGAAGAACACTATGGTGTGGAACTTCTAAAAAGAAAACCGGTACTGGCTTTTACACCGGCAGGAGAAGCCGTGCTGGAGTTTGCCAATTTAGTTTTAAAAGAACAGGATCATTTAAATGACAGGATTTCAGAAATTTGTAAACGGGAGAAAGGGGTAATCCGTTTTGGGGCAAGTCTTCTGGAAATTGAAAGCTGTATTCCGAGAATCATCCCTGAATTTGTAAAACGTTACCCTAATGTTGAGATTCATACAAACAGTGCATTATCTTCAAAGCTGGCATCTATGATTTATACGGGAGATTTGGATTTGGCAATTACGTATTCTTCCAATGTGGACAGCCGCCTGAATTTCCGTTACCTGGCAGATGATCCGATTCTTATGTGTGTACCGGAGGAATTGTTAAAACTGCATTATCCAAATGAAGCGGAAGCATTAAAGAGAAAATCACAAACAGAGGCCTACGTCAGTGATTTTTCAAAACTGTCGTTTTGTATGCTTTCCAACAGTATGGGGCCGCAGATAGAGAGATGTTTCGCAGAGGCGGGACTGACTCCAAACATCTACATGACCAGCGCGTTTTCCAGAATTACTTCATCAATATGCATCCAGAACCAGGCTGTAAGTTTTATAACGAAATCAGCGCTGATGGCGACCAGTGATTTCACACAGAAAAACATTAATTTTTTCCCGCTTTATTCATCAGAAGGCCCGGTAATCCAGAAAATATACCTGATCTGGGACAAAGAGCTTTACCTTTCGGACCATATTAAATATTTCATTGACTTAGTCACCAATTACCGCGCAGAGCCATAA
- a CDS encoding ECF transporter S component — protein MRTKTNSKWSVQKLIYTGMLAALAGVLMSLEFSVPLMPPFYKVDFSDVPSIVAVFLMGPMSGVCVEVIKILIKLITVGTNTMYVGEFANLMGIILFVGPLWFVYKKRGAGKRAAIEALAVSIPIRTAFACFTNAFITLPLYAQAMNLPLDQVITMVAAVNPAIQNLNGFIILATIPFNILKIGLNSVVAHLLYSRLLAAKIVPKVV, from the coding sequence ATGAGAACAAAAACAAATTCAAAATGGAGTGTCCAGAAACTGATTTACACGGGTATGCTGGCGGCGCTGGCAGGTGTGCTGATGTCGCTTGAGTTTTCCGTACCGCTTATGCCGCCGTTCTACAAGGTGGATTTCAGCGATGTACCGTCTATCGTGGCCGTATTCCTGATGGGACCGATGTCCGGCGTGTGTGTGGAAGTGATAAAGATCTTGATCAAGTTAATCACGGTTGGAACGAACACCATGTATGTGGGCGAGTTCGCGAACCTGATGGGAATTATCCTGTTTGTGGGGCCGCTCTGGTTTGTATACAAAAAGAGGGGAGCAGGTAAGAGGGCTGCAATTGAGGCCCTGGCGGTAAGCATTCCGATCAGAACGGCATTTGCCTGCTTTACCAACGCGTTTATTACCCTTCCCCTTTATGCACAGGCAATGAACCTGCCTCTTGACCAGGTGATTACAATGGTGGCGGCCGTGAACCCGGCTATCCAGAACCTCAACGGATTTATCATATTGGCAACAATACCGTTTAATATCCTGAAAATCGGCCTCAACAGCGTGGTGGCGCATCTGCTTTACAGCCGTCTGCTGGCAGCCAAGATCGTTCCAAAGGTGGTGTGA
- a CDS encoding creatininase family protein, with protein sequence MIRNYRDLTRWEMERVDKEETIVLIPLGALEQHGNQAPLGTDDIIAEAMTEEIKKALAKEGEEDFPMLVFPVIPVGLSTEHKNFCGSITVKPDTYYHMLYDISVSLVHHGFKKLAFLICHGGNAPIVQVLSRELRSEFSISPFILSSGAFSHPDVTATISEGNIWDFHGGEMETSMVMAVDESLVKLELSEAGIPTAFEHNKALKPYGNVSIGWVSEDWKTKDGKPIGIGGDPAGATAEKGRIILETSARVLVPGLKEMRDWKG encoded by the coding sequence ATGATACGCAATTACCGGGATTTAACAAGATGGGAAATGGAACGGGTGGATAAGGAGGAGACAATTGTCCTGATTCCCCTGGGAGCGCTGGAACAGCATGGAAACCAGGCTCCGCTGGGCACGGATGATATTATCGCGGAAGCGATGACGGAGGAGATAAAAAAAGCGCTGGCGAAGGAGGGGGAGGAAGACTTCCCCATGCTGGTTTTTCCCGTCATTCCCGTCGGACTCAGCACGGAACATAAAAATTTCTGCGGCTCCATCACGGTGAAGCCGGATACTTATTACCATATGCTTTACGACATCAGTGTCAGCCTGGTGCATCACGGTTTTAAAAAGCTGGCGTTTCTGATTTGTCATGGAGGAAATGCACCGATTGTCCAGGTGCTCAGCAGAGAACTGAGAAGTGAGTTTTCGATTTCCCCGTTTATCCTCTCCTCGGGCGCATTCAGCCATCCGGATGTGACGGCGACAATCTCCGAGGGTAATATATGGGATTTCCATGGCGGCGAGATGGAGACATCGATGGTGATGGCCGTGGATGAGAGCCTGGTGAAGCTGGAACTCTCCGAGGCGGGTATCCCCACGGCGTTTGAACATAATAAAGCTCTGAAACCATACGGCAATGTTTCCATTGGATGGGTTTCCGAGGACTGGAAGACAAAAGACGGAAAACCCATTGGAATCGGCGGGGATCCTGCCGGGGCTACGGCCGAAAAGGGCCGGATTATCCTGGAAACAAGCGCCAGGGTCCTGGTGCCGGGCCTGAAAGAAATGAGAGATTGGAAAGGTTGA
- a CDS encoding YkgJ family cysteine cluster protein, translated as MERNVNMEEISDGKLYGPNDMVKADCQDCKGCSACCRGMGTSIVLDPLDIYRLTVHLGMSFEELLASGVELNLADGLILPNLGMKGQDERCAFLDGNGRCSIHAYRPGICRLFPLGRFYEDGGFRYFLQTNECRKENRTKVKVRKWIDTPDIRQYEQFVSDWHYFLKKLQNAVKDKPEEGDIKKISMYILKQFYMLPYEAEHDFYGQFYQRFEAAVAFSEQFLESLYAE; from the coding sequence ATGGAACGCAATGTGAATATGGAAGAGATATCGGATGGCAAGCTGTACGGGCCGAATGATATGGTGAAAGCAGACTGCCAGGACTGTAAGGGCTGTTCTGCCTGCTGCAGAGGGATGGGAACCTCGATTGTCCTCGATCCGCTTGATATTTACCGTCTGACGGTTCATCTGGGCATGAGCTTTGAGGAACTGCTGGCGTCCGGAGTGGAGCTGAACCTGGCAGACGGGCTGATACTCCCTAATCTCGGAATGAAAGGGCAGGATGAGCGGTGTGCCTTTCTGGACGGAAACGGCAGGTGCAGCATTCATGCATACAGGCCGGGAATCTGCCGGCTTTTCCCGCTCGGGCGTTTCTATGAGGACGGCGGTTTCCGGTATTTTCTCCAGACAAATGAGTGCCGGAAGGAGAACAGGACCAAGGTAAAGGTCCGCAAATGGATTGATACGCCGGATATCAGACAGTACGAGCAGTTTGTTTCGGACTGGCATTATTTTCTGAAGAAGCTGCAGAATGCGGTAAAGGATAAGCCGGAGGAAGGGGATATCAAGAAAATCAGTATGTATATCCTGAAGCAGTTTTATATGCTGCCTTATGAAGCGGAACATGATTTTTACGGACAGTTTTATCAGAGGTTTGAAGCTGCTGTGGCGTTTTCAGAGCAGTTCTTAGAGAGCTTATATGCGGAATAA
- a CDS encoding undecaprenyl-diphosphate phosphatase: protein MDFIEIVKAVILGIIQGITEWLPISSTGHLILFDNIWPMASSPEFFEVFKVVIQFGSILAVLVLFFDKLNPFSPKKGYRDKKETFDLWKKVIAGCIPIVIVGLPLDMILEDYLSGVYVIAATLILYGIAFIVIESRNVSPSMTSLQDLTYRTAFFIGCFQVLAAVPGTSRSGATILGAVLLGCSRYVASEFSFFLAVPVMAGASGLKLLKYFLKVGMFSGAEWILLIIGTMVSFIVSIFAIRLLLGYIRNHDFKVFGVYRILLGIVVIVYFSFLA from the coding sequence ATGGATTTTATCGAAATTGTAAAAGCCGTCATTCTGGGAATTATTCAGGGAATTACCGAATGGCTGCCAATCAGCAGTACCGGGCATCTGATTCTATTTGACAACATCTGGCCGATGGCTTCAAGCCCTGAGTTTTTTGAAGTGTTTAAGGTTGTGATTCAATTCGGTTCCATTCTGGCCGTACTTGTCTTATTCTTTGACAAACTGAATCCCTTTTCTCCGAAAAAAGGTTACAGGGATAAAAAAGAGACCTTTGACTTATGGAAGAAAGTAATTGCCGGGTGCATCCCCATCGTGATTGTCGGCCTGCCCCTGGATATGATACTGGAAGATTATCTGTCGGGCGTCTATGTGATTGCCGCCACACTGATTCTCTACGGTATTGCTTTCATTGTGATAGAGAGCAGAAATGTTTCACCCTCAATGACTTCACTACAGGATCTGACCTACAGGACGGCATTTTTCATCGGCTGCTTTCAGGTTCTGGCCGCAGTCCCGGGTACTTCGCGCAGTGGAGCGACGATTCTGGGCGCCGTCCTGCTTGGCTGCTCCCGCTATGTGGCAAGCGAATTTTCCTTCTTTCTGGCCGTTCCGGTTATGGCCGGAGCCAGCGGGCTGAAACTGCTTAAATACTTCCTTAAAGTCGGAATGTTCTCAGGTGCGGAATGGATCCTTCTGATTATTGGGACTATGGTATCCTTCATCGTTTCCATTTTTGCCATCCGGCTTCTCCTGGGTTATATCCGCAACCATGATTTCAAGGTATTCGGCGTATACAGGATTTTGCTTGGTATCGTCGTAATCGTATATTTTTCTTTCCTTGCATAA
- a CDS encoding chromate transporter → MNLLWKLFTAFFQIGLFSIGGGYAVIPNIQEQVVGKYGWISQKIFTDIITISQMTPGPLAVNTSTFVGIRIAGIPGAALATLGCVISGISLSVGLHCLFNRYKKSQYVTEILKGLKSASLGLVVSAAASIMLLTFTGSSVFTAHPDIDLGAVLVFLGSMLILRRKKVGPVFLMSLTGLAGLFLYR, encoded by the coding sequence GTGAATCTTTTATGGAAACTTTTCACCGCATTTTTTCAGATAGGGCTTTTCAGCATCGGCGGCGGTTATGCCGTCATCCCCAATATCCAGGAGCAGGTTGTGGGAAAATACGGCTGGATCTCCCAGAAGATATTTACCGACATTATTACCATTTCCCAGATGACCCCCGGGCCTCTGGCCGTAAATACTTCCACCTTTGTCGGAATCCGGATCGCCGGGATCCCCGGCGCAGCCCTGGCTACCCTCGGCTGTGTCATATCGGGCATCAGCCTGTCCGTGGGCCTGCACTGTCTGTTCAACCGGTATAAAAAATCACAGTATGTGACAGAAATCCTGAAAGGCCTTAAGTCCGCGTCATTGGGACTCGTCGTCTCGGCCGCAGCCTCCATCATGCTGCTTACCTTCACAGGCTCGTCCGTCTTTACAGCTCATCCCGACATCGACCTGGGCGCCGTCCTGGTGTTTCTCGGTTCCATGCTGATTCTGCGGAGAAAAAAGGTGGGGCCGGTCTTTCTGATGTCACTGACGGGCCTGGCAGGTTTATTTTTATACCGGTAA
- a CDS encoding chromate transporter — protein MRQNSVSIEEASVRKAPLKKESPKTDPGLYLWLFSINLFISAFTFGGGYVVVPMIRKYFVEQKKLFTEEELMNMAAVAQSVPGAIAINLSALAGYRSAGIIGVFLSCLAAVLPPVAILSAVSAWYTIFSTNVMIAAVLKGMQAGAAALIVDLVIDMTDMIVKERSIFLTAMVPASFIAGFIFHINVAVILAVCCFLCILRLLIGEQRRVRENESGGETA, from the coding sequence ATGCGTCAAAACAGTGTTTCCATAGAAGAGGCATCCGTGAGGAAAGCCCCTTTAAAGAAGGAATCCCCAAAAACAGACCCCGGCCTGTACCTATGGCTGTTTTCAATCAACCTTTTTATCAGTGCGTTCACATTTGGCGGCGGATATGTCGTCGTTCCCATGATACGTAAGTACTTTGTCGAGCAGAAAAAGCTGTTCACCGAGGAGGAACTGATGAACATGGCGGCCGTCGCCCAGTCCGTACCCGGCGCAATCGCAATCAATCTGTCCGCTCTGGCCGGATACAGAAGCGCTGGCATAATCGGCGTATTTCTGTCCTGTCTCGCGGCAGTGCTTCCTCCCGTTGCAATTCTGTCCGCTGTCTCCGCATGGTACACGATCTTTTCAACCAATGTGATGATTGCGGCTGTCCTGAAAGGAATGCAGGCGGGCGCGGCGGCTCTCATCGTAGATTTAGTAATCGACATGACAGATATGATCGTAAAGGAACGTTCCATTTTCCTCACAGCGATGGTCCCCGCGTCCTTCATTGCGGGTTTTATTTTCCATATCAATGTGGCCGTGATTCTGGCCGTATGCTGCTTTTTATGTATTCTGCGCCTTCTCATCGGGGAACAGAGACGGGTCAGGGAAAATGAATCAGGCGGGGAAACCGCTTAG
- a CDS encoding LysR family transcriptional regulator: protein MTLRHFRIFKAVAETGSFTKAAESLYITQSAVSHAIRELEERAGTALFDRLSKSISITESGRLLLEEVTPILASCEVLDSRINCLEKQAPVHIVSSITIAAFYLPAILKQFGELWPGLPVTVEVVPAATAVEVLRNGEADFALIEGAAPQGPFICEAFDSYKMHILCCPGYLAGYPAEAACLSLERFCAERLLLREKGSAIRDTLDSALYLAGYTAYPAWTSVNSTALIEAAKAGLGLTVLPDILVGKELEEGSLISIRMDGLQLKNDLLVIRHKEKYMTEPLRSLLRLISGKGEVKLR, encoded by the coding sequence ATGACACTCAGGCATTTCAGAATATTTAAGGCGGTGGCGGAGACAGGCAGCTTCACGAAAGCGGCGGAGAGCCTGTATATTACGCAGTCCGCAGTTTCCCACGCCATCAGGGAACTGGAGGAGAGGGCAGGTACGGCATTGTTTGACAGGCTGTCGAAGAGCATCAGCATAACGGAAAGCGGCAGGCTGCTTCTGGAGGAGGTGACGCCGATTCTGGCGTCGTGTGAAGTGCTGGATTCCAGGATCAACTGCCTGGAAAAGCAGGCTCCGGTCCACATTGTTTCCAGCATTACGATAGCGGCGTTTTATCTGCCTGCCATACTGAAACAATTTGGGGAGCTGTGGCCCGGCCTTCCGGTCACTGTGGAAGTGGTCCCGGCGGCGACGGCAGTTGAAGTGCTGCGAAACGGCGAGGCCGATTTTGCGCTGATAGAAGGGGCGGCTCCCCAGGGGCCATTTATCTGTGAAGCCTTTGATTCATATAAGATGCATATCCTGTGCTGCCCGGGGTATCTGGCCGGTTATCCGGCTGAGGCCGCGTGTCTGTCTCTGGAACGTTTTTGTGCCGAGCGTCTGCTGCTTCGCGAGAAGGGCAGCGCTATCCGTGACACGCTGGACAGCGCACTGTATCTGGCCGGTTACACGGCTTATCCCGCATGGACCAGCGTCAATTCCACCGCGCTGATCGAAGCGGCAAAGGCAGGACTTGGCCTTACGGTGCTGCCGGATATACTGGTCGGGAAGGAGCTTGAGGAGGGGAGTCTTATATCGATCCGGATGGACGGCCTGCAGCTTAAGAACGATCTTCTCGTTATCCGGCACAAAGAAAAGTATATGACGGAACCGCTTCGCTCCCTCCTGCGGTTGATTTCCGGCAAAGGGGAGGTAAAGCTCCGGTAA
- a CDS encoding histidinol-phosphatase HisJ family protein produces the protein MLRADFHTHTTYCDGKSTAAEMVEAAYKMGMTDFGVSGHADFSFCLKDFGMPDQVLKQYREELYRLREEYAGRMNLYVGIELDCLGPVQEAEYAIGSTHCVFKNGEYIEIDAGRERLTAAVNRLWNGDWYALARDYYELEATVYDRTHCDWVGHFDLMTKFNEGYRDFDETRDEYLEPALAAMKKLNAEGLPFEINTGVMSRGYKTQPYPNRILLKELKNMGGRIMINSDSHRADTIGYRFEQAARLAAECGFTHTTVLAPGGGFREVEL, from the coding sequence ATGCTGAGAGCTGATTTTCATACACATACAACATATTGCGATGGAAAAAGTACCGCCGCGGAGATGGTGGAGGCGGCCTATAAGATGGGGATGACCGATTTCGGAGTCTCCGGCCATGCCGATTTTTCTTTCTGCCTGAAAGACTTTGGAATGCCGGATCAGGTTCTGAAACAATACAGGGAAGAGCTTTACAGACTGCGCGAGGAATATGCGGGGAGAATGAATCTCTATGTTGGAATAGAGCTGGACTGCCTGGGACCCGTACAGGAGGCGGAGTACGCCATTGGTTCCACCCACTGTGTTTTTAAAAACGGGGAATATATTGAGATAGATGCCGGCCGGGAGAGGCTGACGGCTGCGGTGAACCGCCTGTGGAACGGAGACTGGTATGCCCTGGCCCGCGATTATTATGAGCTGGAGGCGACGGTCTATGACAGGACCCACTGTGACTGGGTGGGACACTTTGATTTGATGACGAAGTTTAATGAAGGTTACAGGGACTTTGACGAGACAAGGGATGAATACCTGGAACCGGCCCTGGCGGCGATGAAAAAACTGAATGCGGAGGGGCTGCCCTTTGAAATTAACACGGGTGTCATGTCGAGAGGATATAAGACTCAGCCATACCCGAACCGGATTCTATTGAAAGAACTGAAGAACATGGGCGGACGGATTATGATCAACTCGGACAGCCACCGTGCCGATACGATAGGATATCGGTTCGAACAGGCGGCCAGGCTGGCGGCGGAATGCGGTTTTACCCATACGACGGTGCTGGCGCCGGGAGGCGGATTCCGTGAAGTGGAACTGTAA
- a CDS encoding ABC transporter substrate-binding protein, producing the protein MKKRGLSILLAAAVTVGALAGCSSQTASEAVDLNSMSVDAILTEAKKEGRVDSVGMPDTWANWIETWEGIKTEYGLEHTDTDMSSAEEISLFEAEKKKATKDIGDVGQAFGPIAEEKGVTLKYKTSYWDSIPDWAKDDDGDWIIGYYGTMTMMTNKKLVKEAPKSFADLLEGDYKIAVGDVSAANQAQFAVLAAAIAMGGDESNIKPGLDFFKQIAEQGRLDLGEFSMARIEKGEVGVAFLWDYNALGYRDQFVENNPSADFEINVPSEGSIQSGYCTILNAYSQRPHAAAMAREYILSDEGQINLAKGYARPVRDVELPQEVKEKMLPDEQYENSRMVKDQAAWDKTTKEIGAMWQEEVVAYAK; encoded by the coding sequence ATGAAAAAGAGAGGATTATCGATACTGCTGGCGGCAGCCGTGACGGTGGGAGCTTTAGCGGGATGTTCCAGCCAGACTGCATCGGAGGCAGTAGATTTAAACAGTATGAGCGTAGATGCAATCCTGACGGAGGCGAAGAAAGAGGGAAGAGTTGATTCAGTTGGAATGCCGGACACATGGGCAAACTGGATTGAGACGTGGGAAGGAATCAAGACCGAATACGGATTGGAGCATACGGACACCGACATGTCGTCCGCGGAGGAGATTTCCCTTTTTGAGGCGGAGAAAAAAAAGGCGACAAAGGATATCGGGGATGTGGGCCAGGCATTCGGGCCGATTGCCGAGGAAAAGGGAGTCACCTTAAAATATAAGACAAGCTATTGGGATTCCATTCCGGACTGGGCCAAGGACGATGACGGAGACTGGATTATCGGCTATTACGGCACAATGACGATGATGACCAATAAAAAGCTGGTCAAGGAGGCGCCGAAGTCCTTTGCCGACCTGCTGGAAGGCGACTACAAGATAGCGGTAGGCGACGTATCGGCGGCAAACCAGGCGCAGTTCGCAGTTCTGGCGGCGGCCATTGCAATGGGCGGGGATGAGAGCAATATTAAACCCGGACTTGACTTCTTTAAGCAGATTGCCGAGCAGGGCAGGCTCGACCTGGGTGAATTCTCCATGGCGCGCATTGAAAAGGGTGAAGTGGGAGTCGCTTTCCTCTGGGACTATAATGCCCTCGGCTACCGTGACCAGTTTGTGGAGAACAATCCGAGTGCCGATTTTGAAATCAACGTCCCGTCGGAGGGCTCCATCCAGAGCGGATACTGCACGATTTTAAACGCCTATTCCCAGAGACCTCACGCAGCCGCAATGGCCCGTGAATACATACTGAGTGACGAAGGACAGATCAATCTGGCAAAGGGGTATGCAAGACCGGTCAGGGACGTGGAGCTTCCGCAGGAAGTGAAGGAAAAAATGCTGCCTGACGAGCAGTATGAGAACAGCCGCATGGTGAAGGATCAGGCAGCCTGGGATAAGACGACGAAAGAAATCGGAGCCATGTGGCAGGAAGAAGTAGTGGCTTACGCAAAATAA